GCCTCACTTCTGCACTCATCCCATCCGGTATCGTTACATTGATCTCGACACGGCCTTCTTTTCGCCGCCAGGCAACTTCTATCTTTCCTTCTATCGTATTCTCGGAGCCCTTCGCCCACTCCATCCCTTCGATAAACACGGGCTGTATCACGGTCTTGGCGAATCCCGGCTGCTCAAACACCGGGCGTA
This sequence is a window from Spirochaetota bacterium. Protein-coding genes within it:
- a CDS encoding alpha-L-rhamnosidase C-terminal domain-containing protein; the protein is RPVFEQPGFAKTVIQPVFIEGMEWAKGSENTIEGKIEVAWRRKEGRVEINVTIPDGMSAEVRLPGDRVEMLYGGAHEFTVR